tccttgtcagatttggactcgtggaataaggagtctttgagacttatccgagtcttttagtgcgtattaacttcatgacggaatgcgtctgggcccgttacgaactctaggttcgttaggattttaattaatacgtaactcttattttcgaattatactaggaataggattcctcttgcaaattctatctcttttaggatttatgttggagtgcaacacctaattccgacaggtttctatcttttatgtcttgccacttttagcaactacccgttacggcagttactatttttagcaggtttttaaaaatagcaggttcgggggAAATGAAAaaggtgatcgagattcgttattttataggagatgcgttgccaagtggagatttatgttctcatcatcgaaccttccctttctggaatggggacaaaagtaggtgtctacactagtcTTCGAATGGCTAATCGATCTTTCTTGTGACTTCTTTCAGGTTATTGTCCGTCGATTAAAAATTTCTTTATATCGATATACCAAGGATCTCCTTCATCTTCTTGTATTAGCGAGACAATCATGTTTTCAAATTCAATCACGGGAGATTCATTTTCCACGATCGTCACTGATTGGATTTTCACATTCTCTTCCCAAGTTAAATTTACTGCTAAATTAGCTAAAGCATCTGTAAAGTTATTTTTCTCACGAGGAAGATGCTTGAAATCAATATTGTCAAAGTATGGGATGAATTGTTGTACATAATCACTATACATTTGCAACCTTTCATCCCGAACTCTCCATGCCCCAATCGTCTGGGATATGATAAGATTTGAATCACCATACATAGTGAGATGTTTTGCCCCTGCTGCTAGGGCTGCTTTGATTCCATAGATACAAGCTTCATATTCGGCTGTATTATTTGTTGTTGGGAAACTGAGTTTCACAGCAAAAGGTATGTGTATCCCATGGGGATCTATCAACAATACTCCAGCGCCGTTTCCTTTTCTATTGGATGCCCCATCAAAGTACATTTTCCATTTTGATACATTGATGGTGAATATGTTGTCGTCAGGAAAATCATCCTTAAATTCGTCGCCTGATATGGGCCCGTCATCCAATGCCTCGGATATGGCTCTTCCTTTCACAGACTTTTGGTTTACACATTGAATATCAAATTCAGATAAAAACGCGTGCCATCTTGCTAGCCTCTCGCTTAAAATAGGCTTCTCAAAAATATACTTGATGGGATCGAGTCTTGAGATAAGGTACGTGGTGTGGGCTTGTAGATGATGTCGTAGCTTTTTTGTGGCATATATGAGAGAGATGCAAGCCCGTTCCAGCGGTGTGTATGTAGTTTCATATTCCAGAAACTTTTTACTGAGGTAGTAAATGGCTACTTCCTTTTTGTTCCTTCTTGATATTGAGCTAAAAGTGCTCCCATGGCCATTCTTGTATGGCTTTTACCTTGCCGGAGTCTACTTTGATGCCGTCTTGGCTTACTACAAATCCCAAAAGTTTTCCCGACGTTACACCAAACATACATTTATGCGGGTTCAATCTTAGGTTGTACTTCCTTATTCGGTCAAAGAAAGAATTCAATGCTTCCACGTGATTTCCTCGATCGTGGCttttgacgatcatgtcatcGACATAGACTTCAACAGTGTTATGGATAAGATCGTGCAGTATTGTTGTCGCAGCTCGTTGATAAGTGGCTCCTGCATTTTTCAAACCAAATGGCATCTCTCTATAACAGAAGGTTCCCCAAGGAGTGATAAACGATGTCTTGGGCATGTCATTTGCTGACATGAGTATTTGATTGTATCCTGACAATCCATCCATGAATGATAACATTGCATGTCATGCAGTACTATCCACTAAAACATCAATGTGAGGAAGGGGAAAATAATCTTTTGGTGATGAAGAATTAAGATCTCTAAAGTCGATGCAAACTCGGACTCTTCCATCTTTTTTAGGTACAACCACCACGTTAGCCAACCACCCCGTATGCTTAATTGGTTTTATGAAGTTGGCGTCGAGTTGTTTCTGGATTTCTTCCTTGACTTTAAGACTCATTTCGGGCTTCATCCTCCGCAGTTTCTGTTGCTTCGGCTTGCTTTTTAGGTAAAGAGGGATATGATGTTCCGCAATTTCACGATCGACACCTGGCATATCGGCATATGACCATGCAAAGACATCTATATATTCTCTAAGTAATGCAATGAATGCTATTTTTTTGCTTCAGGGGAAAGGGAGGACCCTATTTTGACTTCTTTTATATCACTTTCCCTACCTATATTTATTACTATGGACTCTTCCATGGGTGTCATGCATGATTTAGGTTCATTGAAAAATTCATTATCAGACAATGCATCGTGATCAAAATTAATTTCTTGCATGCAAACATGTTTACTTTCAAGAACATTTTCATTATCTTCGGGGTCAAGGATGTCGGATTGAGTTTTTAAGATGAATGGCTTGATGATGAGCTATCAGTTTCATAACCGTCTGTATTGGATGAATGAGTGGTGGATGATGAATCTGAAGGGGGTTGGGTTAAAGGATTATCTATGAATAGTTGGACATAGGTTTCTGATATTGGTTGGATGTTATGTTCTTGTTGAATTTCTCTTTTTAATGGTGTGACAAGAGTGGCCGGATCAAAAGGACTTTCGTCTTCAAAGCGAGGAGATAACAAGTTTCTCAGGACACCTAGCTTCAAGTATTCAACCCAATCTGTTTTTTCTTTCGGTTCGTGGCTTTTGTCGAGCCAGCCTTTCATAAAATCTTCGTTTCTGGCTTCTGTGAAAAAGATTTTGAGCCCAGGAAGTATTTCTTTCTTAATGGGATCATACCAAGGTTCGGGAAACTCAAAGTATGGTTCATCGTCGTTTTGCAGTACAAATTGTCCATTTAAGGTGAGTGATGGCTTTTTAGTAGGTTTGGAATCATTTTTCGGGTCATACCCAAGACCATATCGGTTTTGTTTATCACATATGGGAATGGGATATTTCATGCCCTCACCACTACGGCCTAAGCCCTTCCCTGGTGTATAACCCATTTTCATCATTAATTGAAAACCTTTTGTGAGTGTTTGGAAAACAGGGTCTTTTGTTTCTTGGTTCATAATTGGAGATGGAATAGACGCTTGAGGCTGGTTGGTCATGAGGTAGGTTTGGAATTGACAATTTGGTTTCTTCAGGGTCGACACCTAGACATCGGGTATTAAGGTCAAATTCAAGCAACGAGGAAagaaaaaagataaataatgCCGAAGCAAGTTAGCTAGAACATATGTATTTTttaagaaagagaaaaaaaacctacaaaaaaattatttcaaaaatcaatcaaacacgaaagtatTTTTCTTTGATAAATTTCTTTTGTAAGTAAACATCTTTTGTTGACCCCTTTTGTTTTAGGAGTCATGTTGTTAGTAAATCGTTCTTGTTTTATCCTTTTGGAATATTCAGTTGGGGTGTCTATTTCTCTTTTCTAATGATTATTCTGAAAATAAACAACAAGAGAAAGAAAGTGGGGTCTGTATCCCTTTGATAAATGACGTTTTCATGCCGAGATCTCTTGAGGTTATGTATATTATTAGTGGTCGCACCCGgaggttgcctacgtatctCCATTGTCATTACCCTtgatcttttaaaaaaaatttgacatattttttttttggagaatCAGACCCAACGTAGTTCTTGTAGTTGTaagttttttaattatttaagcaGCTGGACTCATTTAGAGTTGCCTACGTACCCTAGTGATACAAGTGTTTACATAAGAAATCCTTAGGTGTGTGTCATGATGTGGTGTTTTTAGGGATCAAGCTGCACGTAGTTCTTTGTATCTGAtctacatttttttttgttctttattttataTGGTACATGAAAGTTGGGCTATCCCCTTAAATGAAGTTTTCAGTTGTGCTGAAGTTGCATGCTGCCGACTAGTTGTTGCATTCTGCGTCAAAGATCCATTTAGCCCATGCCTTGCAGACCTGAGTGCATATCTTTTTAGTATCAATGTCCATTTGATGTGAGAAAACATGAGGTTCCATGATGGATTGAATTGATGCTACGATGCTTGCTGGTGTTTCTTCCTCCTGGCAAGTGACAGATATATTTTTGTTATCCATCCAAGTCATGGCTTTTGGGAATTCCATTGGTCATCTCCCCTCTTAAATCCTTTTCTTACAATGGCGTTTTCATTATCCTTTGGGGATGATTTATGCGTCATTAACAAGGTAATATCTTCTTCGCTTACCGAGATGGAAATAGCATTTATCGAAACTGACTTCTTTTGGTTGAGGCACAAATATCCTGTTACGAGTTTGATTCGCATACGAAGTGCATAACATCCATCAGTGTCATGACCATGTAGCTGATGGTAACGACAAAACCTTTGTAGATCGGGTCCTATGGGATCAGCTCCTGGTCGACGAGGGAGTGGTTTGATACGACCTTGTTTAAGCAATTGTTGGAAAATAATGGCCTGAGAGTTTTGTTGCGGAAGTGGGCGAATTATCCGTGTAAAAGGCTTGGTATGAAATGAATCGACAACTCCACGGTCAATAAGATCTTGAATTGCACATTTGAGATCATAACAGGAATCAGTTACATGACCATATTGATGACAGTAACTACAATATAGAGTCATCTTAGTTCCAGGTGGAGGTAGAGAGTACACATAGCTTTTAGCTCGAAGCACTCCTTTTTTGTTTAATTGGTAGTATACCATGCTTAAAGGTTCATTCAATGGTGTGAATGCCCTAGTTGTATGAGCTTGTGTACTGATCTCGGGTCTTCTTTCTTGTAATCGCCTAACATCAATCTCATATTCGTGTCGCTCCATGTGAGTGAGATCAATGTACTTGATGGATACCACGTCGCGGTAATCGAAAGCGTTCAATTTTTTAAGCATTATTAACATGAATTTTCTATCTGTAATGGGAGTTCGGAGTTGGGTGCGAAGATGTGAGCATCTTGAAAATAAATGTGAGAATGATTCATTCTCGGACTGGGAAGTTTGCACTAGCATTTTCTTTCCTTTATTAAATTGCTGAAATTTATGTGCCCAATCACTGAACGATTGTACTACCTCCTTCCATGAATTTCTATTAGTATGATCCGTAGTATAATACCAAGTTACTGCAGATCCTTCTAGACTCTTATCGGATAACATGGGAAAATGTTCTTCCGGTACGTTGAGCGGATGTAAGGTGGTCACGAAACTTTGGAGGTGAATGATCGGATTCTCCAAGCCATTAAATTTCCAGAAGGGGGGTAGATCACGATAACGATCTTCATGTTTATATTCAGAGAAGATGACAAGGCTATCCGGGTGTATTATCTTTCTAAGGAAATATCCGTCAAAGTCGATATCGTAATCATCATCACGAACTCCGTAACCCATTTTGTTTATCTCATTGCTAGTCCAAGACTCATCTCTGTTGAGGAGGTTGTTTTCCTTACTACTGTTTGAACTGCTTGATTCTCCTTCTTGTCAGGCTGTATCATCTCTATCCTGAGTATTATTTTCAGGATTTCCTAGCTCTTCTTCCATATTTTCTGCCAAATCTTCCTCAGGATCTTCTTCAGAGTCTTCTTCAGGATCTTCCACTTGGACACTATATATTGAAAAACCGTCTACCCGAGTATCTTCTTCTTCGTCCAAATGGAGTATTGACTTTCCGATATGAGAGATACTAGTGTCGCTTGGATCGCCTTTAATAGTTCCCACACCTTGATCACTGAGAAACTTTACTTTTTGATGGAGTGTAGAAGCGATAACGTTATTTTCGTGCAGCCATGGTCTTCCCAATAACAGATTGAAACATGCCTCAATGTCAATTACTACGAACTCCACGTTTCTAGCAACAAAACC
This sequence is a window from Spinacia oleracea cultivar Varoflay chromosome 1, BTI_SOV_V1, whole genome shotgun sequence. Protein-coding genes within it:
- the LOC110793556 gene encoding uncharacterized protein, yielding MPGVDREIAEHHIPLYLKSKPKQQKLRRMKPEMSLKVKEEIQKQLDANFIKPIKHTGWLANVVVVPKKDGRVRVCIDFRDLNSSSPKDYFPLPHIDVLVDRYNQILMSANDMPKTSFITPWGTFCYREMPFGLKNAGATYQRAATTILHDLIHNTVEVYVDDMIVKSHDRGNHVEALNSFFDRIRKYNLRLNPHKCMFGVTSGKLLGFVVSQDGIKVDSGKSVKGRAISEALDDGPISGDEFKDDFPDDNIFTINVSKWKMYFDGASNRKGNGAGVLLIDPHGIHIPFAVKLSFPTTNNTAEYEACIYGIKAALAAGAKHLTMYGDSNLIISQTIGAWRVRDERLQMYSDYVQQFIPYFDNIDFKHLPREKNNFTDALANLAVNLTWEENVKIQSVTIVENESPVIEFENMIVSLIQEDEGDPWYIDIKKFLIDGQ